In the Candidatus Bathyarchaeia archaeon genome, TAACCGTGTAACATCCGCGCATCAAGTTACTGTTGTGCTTTTTGGGCGAGCTCTTTTGCCCAAACACGAATTTCTTCCCAATCCCGAATTTCATACACGCCCTCAGGCTCCTCTTTAAAGCCGTCCTTCTCTAACTCTGACCGAATCATTCCAAATGTTCGGCGGAAAAGGATGTTCATCTTATTGAAGTCTAATACGCCACCAAAAAAGCCCAAAGCAATCGGCTGCAAACTATACTTGTCCACTTTGTCTTCAAGCCCCATCTTGTGGATTTTTTCGACATCCTCGGTTTTGCCTTCCCGCTCTGACACCATTTTCATTGTGGAAACAAACAAAGCCAGCTTCTTCTCTGCAAGCTCCTTGGCGTGTTTTTTGAGGAAGTCTTCAGCTTCACCGGTCCATTTACCCATCTGCAACCCGCTGCCTACCACGACGAGCTCGTATGATGTAATGTCTTTGATTTTCTCTTTTTTTGCGTTGGCAACTTTGACGTCAAAGCCTTCTTCGTGCAGGATTTTGGCGATTTCCTCGGCGTTTTCGGCTGTGGCTCCGTAGCGGGTGCCATAAACAATTAGCGTTTTCATCTTGCTTCCCTTTTGTTGTATTGGTTTGTTTTGGTTAATTAAATTGCCTGTTGAGCTTGTTTAACTGTTCACTTATATACTGAATTGCGTATTTTTTACCTATACTTCTAAGGTGAATTGTTGTGACTTCTCAAAACCTCTTAGATTTTCTAAACAAAGCAATAGCCCGTGAACTTCAAGTTAGCATCCAGTACATGTGGCAACATGTCCAAGTCACGAGCCTTGATGGAGCCGTCATGG is a window encoding:
- a CDS encoding flavodoxin domain-containing protein: MKTLIVYGTRYGATAENAEEIAKILHEEGFDVKVANAKKEKIKDITSYELVVVGSGLQMGKWTGEAEDFLKKHAKELAEKKLALFVSTMKMVSEREGKTEDVEKIHKMGLEDKVDKYSLQPIALGFFGGVLDFNKMNILFRRTFGMIRSELEKDGFKEEPEGVYEIRDWEEIRVWAKELAQKAQQ